The Flavobacterium johnsoniae genomic sequence AATCCATTTGAAGCTCTTTTGCGTAAGCCGTCATTGCTGTTGTTGGTCTTCCAGATGCAAGAACAACATAAACGCCTTTTGCTTGGGCTTCTAGAATTAATTTCTTATTTAAATATGAAATTTTATGATCGTCTGTCAACAAGGTATCATCCATGTCGAGCACTAACATTTTGTATTGCATTTTTTTTAGTTTTCAGTCGCAGTTTTCAGTCGCAGTCTCAGCAATGACTGAAAACTGAAAACTTTTAAAGACTCATTCGAAATTCTTCAATAACTGGATTTGCTTTTGCAAAATCAGTTTCCTGAATAAAAACCTCAACGGCTAAATCTGTTCCGCCGAAACCTCCTAAACGAGCCGACTGTATATTATCTTTTTTTACTGTTTCTACTCCAGCTTCTTCTAATCTTTCTTGCAAAGCAATTGCTAAAACTTCACTTCCCGAAAACACTTTCATTAATCCCATGATAATCTATTTTGTTTATTAAGTTTTCAGTCTCAGTCACAGTCTTCATTATTAAACTGAAAACTGTAACTGAGACTTATAATTTATTCTAAAATTATTTTTAATTGTTTTTGAAAATCTTTATTCTCATTTACGCCAATATAACCTTGATTTTTCAAAGGATAAAAATACGCATTAGATTTCAAAAGCTTTTTCAATCTAACCGAATTTTCACAAGGAATTAACTGATCATCCGTTCCATGAAAAATATAAATCGGGGCATTGATTTGAGGGAGATAAAGATTGGTTTCCAGACTAAACTTTTTCATAAAATCAGGAAAAAACGGTGCTTTAGAACTAGATAATTCTAAAAAGTTATAATATGGCGCTTGAAGAATTAATGCTTTTGGTTTATTTTCTAAAGCCAATTTTGTCGCAAAACCAGAACCAATAGAATATCCAGTAATAATAATTTTATTTGCTGAATATCTTTTAGAAATTTCCTTGTAAGCAACAGAAATATCTTTACTTATTTGTTCTTCATTTTCAATTTTACCTTCGCTTTTTCCGAAACTTCTGTAATCTAAAATGAAAATATCGTAGTTTAACGAAGTATAAATTTTGGCGATTTTGCCCCAAGTTTCAAGAGTTCCAGCATTTCCATGAAGGTAAAAAACAAGACCTTTAGATTTTTCTGCCTTAAATAATAATCCGTTGAGATTATTTCCATCAAATGATGGAATATTTAGCTCTTCAAATTTCTGTTGATAATCAAATTTAAAATCTTTTGGAAGTCTTGAAGCATGAAAAACCAATTCAACTTGATTGAAATAAAAATAGGAAATCATTAAAACATAAATAACCAGAAAAAAACAAAAAAGTACAATTCCTAAAAATTTAAATGTTTTTAAAATCTCCATTTTTTACTTTGTCCATTTGTAATTATCGTTTTTATTTAGAAAAAAAAAGTCCCGTTATTCTGTTTTTACGACTCCCGCATATGTGGCAACCCAAATTGAACCATTTCTGTCTTTTGTAATCTTCTCAGAATGAATACTAGGAACATTTGAATTTTGATTTGTATAGGTTTCCCATTTTTTTGTCTTCAAATCATAATTTAAAATACCAACTCCATTTAGCGTTACCCATAAGGCTTGGTCGGCTTCGTCCAGATAAAAATCGTTTATAGCATTATCTGTGAACATTTTCGAATTAGGATGAACAATTCTTGTCCAATTTCCAGCTGTATCTAACTTATAAATTCCTGCCTCGTCTGATTTGTCGTTATACAAATCAAACCAGAGATTTTCTTCTTTATCTTCGTAAACTTTGGATATGAATGCCTTTGACAAAGGTGATTTTTTGTCATTCAGCAATTTTGTCGTCCTATTTTCAATTACAACATTTCCTTCAAATGTTCCGATCCAGATTCTATCTTTTTTATCGACATAAACTCCAAGTGTTTTATTACTTGGCAAATTTGAATTTTCTTTGGTAAAATCTGACCATTTTTCGCCATCAAACTTTGCGACACCTCTCCAAGACGTAAACCAGATGTTATTTTTATAATCCACAAAAAGCTTTCTTGCCCAGCTAATTGGCGAGTTTATCGAATCATATTTTTTCCAGTTTTTATTATCGTATTTGTAAACATCCCAACCAATAACAAACCATTTGTTATTTTCTTTGTCTACCTCCAAATCTCTAACCGATTCTGTCTGATTCTTGTTGTATGCCGTAGGCTTGATTATTGTATTTTTCGAATTAAAATGCTGCCACTTTTCGTTTTCAATTTTAACGATTCCATTATCAGTTCCAATCCAAATATTATTATCTAAATCATTCGCAATTGCTCTGGTCATATCCCAAGGCAACTCAGAATTGCTTTGTGTAAATAACTGCCATTTTTTAGAAAGCTTTTCTTTATCAGTACCTTTAATTTCAGGCGTTCCAACACATTTCATATTCCCTTGATTCTTAAAATCAAATACTTTTCTCTTAACCGAAAAACTTCCATTTTCGAATTCAAAAATTAAAGATACAGAACTATTTTTTGGTTTATTTTTAGAAATGGCTGGTTGCCACAAAGAAACCGTATTGATTGCTTTTTCCAAATTCAGCTTTTTTGAAGCCACATTTGTTTTATTCATCACACTTATAAGACAAGGCTTTCCGTTTTCGTCAATTAAAATTTGAGCCTCAATTATGCCTTTAATTTCTGCCAGCTTTTTTTTGTCTAAACTGTTATTTAGTTCTTCCACAAACGTTTTTGGAGGCATTGCCAGAACGTCTCCACAATCCAGACAAAAAGTTGCTAAGTGACAATTTTGATATTTTTCAGGATATAGATTTTGAGAATACGCAGAAACCTGCAAAAAAACCAACAAAGCAATCAAAAGTTTTTTTTTCATCAATTTCTGAGTATGAATTTAAGATTTTTTATTCCTCTTCAATATCGTCTTCCTCTTCGTCAAGCTCTTCGCCTTCTTCGTCCATATCAAACAAATATGGCTCAACTAACATTTTGTCTGCCAAAATTTCAACACGTTCTGTCAGTGTTTCGGCAAAAATAATGCGTTGTGTTTTTGCAATACTGCCAGAAATACGCATAATTTTTGTTTCATGACGCAATCTCAAAATTGGATCGGCATCGTCAAGAATTAGCATTTTTAGACGATTTACATTGTAACCCGCTGTACTAAACATATCATTTAGTTTTGTTGGAGTTCCAATTAAAACATCAATTCCAGTTGAAATATAGTTTTTATCGTAATCCATGTCGCCTTTTTCATTTACGCCATATACTTCCAAATTGGTGTATTTTCCATACTTCTCAAAAAGCTCAACCATTTCTAAAACCTTCGCTTTATCTTCTACGATAATCAAAGCCCTTGGAGATTCTTCAGTCTGTCCAGCCAATTGCTGAATTACATTTAAAACAATTGTAGTTGTTTTTCCGCTTCCTTTTGGAGAAATAACAACACAATCTGCACCGCTTTTTATGGTTGAAAAAGTTTCTAACTGCAAAGCATTTGCTTCTGTTAAACCATTTTCAATTAAAGCGTCTTGTAGTTTCTCGTTTATTTTTTTTAGTTTCATTTTTTTTATGCTTTAAGCTTTAAGCTTTAGGCTTTAAGCTAAAATATTATATTTTTTAAAAGCCTAAAGCTTAAAGCTTAAAGCCTACAGCGCGAAGCAACTACTTGCTTGCGAACATTTTTACGTCGCTTTCGGAGATTTCATTTCCTCCCAAAATAATTAATCTTTCTACCACATTTCGAAGTTCACGAATATTTCCTGTCCAATCGTATTCTTGCAGTAATTGTATTGCTTGAGTAGAAAATCCTTTCACTGCATTTCCTTGCTCTGAAGCAATTTTCTCTGCAAAATGCTTAATTAACGCCGGAATATCGTCACGTCTTTCATTCAATGGCGGAACTTTAATTAAAATTACTGCCAAACGAT encodes the following:
- a CDS encoding putative signal transducing protein, encoding MGLMKVFSGSEVLAIALQERLEEAGVETVKKDNIQSARLGGFGGTDLAVEVFIQETDFAKANPVIEEFRMSL
- a CDS encoding ligand-binding sensor domain-containing protein, with the translated sequence MKKKLLIALLVFLQVSAYSQNLYPEKYQNCHLATFCLDCGDVLAMPPKTFVEELNNSLDKKKLAEIKGIIEAQILIDENGKPCLISVMNKTNVASKKLNLEKAINTVSLWQPAISKNKPKNSSVSLIFEFENGSFSVKRKVFDFKNQGNMKCVGTPEIKGTDKEKLSKKWQLFTQSNSELPWDMTRAIANDLDNNIWIGTDNGIVKIENEKWQHFNSKNTIIKPTAYNKNQTESVRDLEVDKENNKWFVIGWDVYKYDNKNWKKYDSINSPISWARKLFVDYKNNIWFTSWRGVAKFDGEKWSDFTKENSNLPSNKTLGVYVDKKDRIWIGTFEGNVVIENRTTKLLNDKKSPLSKAFISKVYEDKEENLWFDLYNDKSDEAGIYKLDTAGNWTRIVHPNSKMFTDNAINDFYLDEADQALWVTLNGVGILNYDLKTKKWETYTNQNSNVPSIHSEKITKDRNGSIWVATYAGVVKTE
- a CDS encoding DEAD/DEAH box helicase, translating into MKLKKINEKLQDALIENGLTEANALQLETFSTIKSGADCVVISPKGSGKTTTIVLNVIQQLAGQTEESPRALIIVEDKAKVLEMVELFEKYGKYTNLEVYGVNEKGDMDYDKNYISTGIDVLIGTPTKLNDMFSTAGYNVNRLKMLILDDADPILRLRHETKIMRISGSIAKTQRIIFAETLTERVEILADKMLVEPYLFDMDEEGEELDEEEDDIEEE
- a CDS encoding alpha/beta hydrolase, which codes for MEILKTFKFLGIVLFCFFLVIYVLMISYFYFNQVELVFHASRLPKDFKFDYQQKFEELNIPSFDGNNLNGLLFKAEKSKGLVFYLHGNAGTLETWGKIAKIYTSLNYDIFILDYRSFGKSEGKIENEEQISKDISVAYKEISKRYSANKIIITGYSIGSGFATKLALENKPKALILQAPYYNFLELSSSKAPFFPDFMKKFSLETNLYLPQINAPIYIFHGTDDQLIPCENSVRLKKLLKSNAYFYPLKNQGYIGVNENKDFQKQLKIILE